A genome region from Oryzias melastigma strain HK-1 linkage group LG12, ASM292280v2, whole genome shotgun sequence includes the following:
- the zmp:0000001301 gene encoding rab9 effector protein with kelch motifs isoform X1 encodes MALASGHWFEKEQRGEPPSPRHGHALAVAGNVAFLFGGACSINQEDRPVYFSDFYMLTVNPDDVTWEEIPQTGQVPSAREGHTLCVVKGRLYLFGGASCPDATECLPGVHCFDIVSLTWEWLAVGGVALRTLGHSSVAIGDNIYTYGGLLNGNPADDLMLFNTVSLTWTPVRTHGSLPPALWGQSFALAGDQVFMFGGCGAGGDFCKDLYVLNTENLMWEKRDVKGEAPAACSGQTLTAHHDKDIYLFGGKSTNEDGADTSTNEIHKLSIAKMKWKVPLYVGIPPARRHGHSAFILHSHLYVFGGKNEEQDFNDLKVMKLISPSERQPVMKEILSEFGLQGISHSFTPTKVPNVRYELSGSVSPAVASRNPAVTQVSLHRDFSAVRDQAGKMIQTAFTLLDQEFQKIERERSELITAAAALREEKEVQDARRQQQEQELQEMVERHRSQNEAWLRARAEENDRERRELCRLREEVQQEQERLREENIAIQKRSEHLLSIMQQFKGM; translated from the exons ATGGCTTTAGCTAGCGGCCACTGGTTTGAGAAAGAAcagagaggagaacctccaAGTCCCAG GCACGGCCATGCGCTGGCTGTGGCAGGAAATGTAGCGTTTCTGTTCGGGGGAGCCTGCAGCATCAACCAGGAG GACAGGCCTGTTTACTTCAGTGACTTCTACATGCTAACAG TGAATCCTGACGATGTGACCTGGGAGGAGATTCCACAGACTGGACAGGTACCATCTGCCAGAGAGGGACACACTCTGTG TGTTGTTAAGGGAAGGTTGTACCTGTTTGGAGGAGCTTCCTGTCCTGATGCCACTGAATGTCTGCCGGGGGTCCACTGCTTCGACATAG TTTCCCTCACCTGGGAGTGGTTGGCAGTTGGGGGCGTGGCCCTCAGGACTCTGGGACACAGCTCTGTTGCTATTGGAGACAACATCTACACATACGGAGGCCTTTTGAATGGAAATCCAGCTGATGACCTCATGCTCTTCAACACGG tgtCGCTCACCTGGACTCCAGTTAGAACACACGGATCACTGCCTCCTGCTCT GTGGGGTCAGAGCTTTGCCCTGGCTGGGGATCAGGTGTTCATGTTTGGAGGTTGTGGAGCTGGGGGAGACTTCTGTAAAGACCTGTACGTTCTTAATACAG AAAACCTGATGTGGGAAAAACGAGACGTGAAAGGAGAAGCCCCTGCAGCCTGCAGCGGTCAAACACTGACCGCACACCATGACAAG gaCATTTACCTTTTTGGAGGCAAAAGCACAAATGAGGACGGCGCAGACACATCAACCAATGAAATCCATAAACTCAGCATTG CAAAGATGAAGTGGAAGGTCCCGCTGTACGTTGGGATTCCTCCAGCCCGTCGACACGGACACTCCGCCTTCATCCTCCACAGCCAT CTGTATGTGTTTGGAGGGAAAAACGAAGAGCAAGATTTCAACGATCTGAAGGTGATGAAGTTAATCAGCCCCTCTGAAAGACAACCAG tgaTGAAGGAGATTCTGTCGGAGTTTGGCCTCCAGGGCATCAGTCACAG CTTCACTCCCACTAAAGTTCCTAACGTCCGCTATGAGCTGAGTGGGTCAGTGAGTCCAGCTGTGGCGTCCAGGAACCCTGCAGTCACACAG GTGAGTCTCCACAGAGACTTCAGTGCAGTTCGAGATCAGGCTGGGAAGATGATCCAGACGGCCTTCACCCTGTTAGACCAGGAGTTCCAGAAAATAGAAAG AGAGAGATCAGAGCTGATCACAGCGGCTGCTGCTCTGCGAGAGGAGAAGGAAGTTCAGGATGCTCGCAGACAACAACAAGAGCAG gagctgcaggagatgGTGGAAAGGCATCGCTCCCAAAATGAGGCCTGGCTTCGTGCACGAGCTGAAGAAAATGACAGAGAGCGGAGGGAGCTCTGCAGACTCAGA gaggaggtgcagcaggAGCAGGAGCGGCTGAGGGAGGAGAACATCGCCATCCAGAAACGCAGTGAACACCTTCTGTCCATCATGCAGCAGTTCAAAGGAATGTGA
- the zmp:0000001301 gene encoding rab9 effector protein with kelch motifs isoform X2, producing the protein MLTVNPDDVTWEEIPQTGQVPSAREGHTLCVVKGRLYLFGGASCPDATECLPGVHCFDIVSLTWEWLAVGGVALRTLGHSSVAIGDNIYTYGGLLNGNPADDLMLFNTVSLTWTPVRTHGSLPPALWGQSFALAGDQVFMFGGCGAGGDFCKDLYVLNTENLMWEKRDVKGEAPAACSGQTLTAHHDKDIYLFGGKSTNEDGADTSTNEIHKLSIAKMKWKVPLYVGIPPARRHGHSAFILHSHLYVFGGKNEEQDFNDLKVMKLISPSERQPVMKEILSEFGLQGISHSFTPTKVPNVRYELSGSVSPAVASRNPAVTQVSLHRDFSAVRDQAGKMIQTAFTLLDQEFQKIERERSELITAAAALREEKEVQDARRQQQEQELQEMVERHRSQNEAWLRARAEENDRERRELCRLREEVQQEQERLREENIAIQKRSEHLLSIMQQFKGM; encoded by the exons ATGCTAACAG TGAATCCTGACGATGTGACCTGGGAGGAGATTCCACAGACTGGACAGGTACCATCTGCCAGAGAGGGACACACTCTGTG TGTTGTTAAGGGAAGGTTGTACCTGTTTGGAGGAGCTTCCTGTCCTGATGCCACTGAATGTCTGCCGGGGGTCCACTGCTTCGACATAG TTTCCCTCACCTGGGAGTGGTTGGCAGTTGGGGGCGTGGCCCTCAGGACTCTGGGACACAGCTCTGTTGCTATTGGAGACAACATCTACACATACGGAGGCCTTTTGAATGGAAATCCAGCTGATGACCTCATGCTCTTCAACACGG tgtCGCTCACCTGGACTCCAGTTAGAACACACGGATCACTGCCTCCTGCTCT GTGGGGTCAGAGCTTTGCCCTGGCTGGGGATCAGGTGTTCATGTTTGGAGGTTGTGGAGCTGGGGGAGACTTCTGTAAAGACCTGTACGTTCTTAATACAG AAAACCTGATGTGGGAAAAACGAGACGTGAAAGGAGAAGCCCCTGCAGCCTGCAGCGGTCAAACACTGACCGCACACCATGACAAG gaCATTTACCTTTTTGGAGGCAAAAGCACAAATGAGGACGGCGCAGACACATCAACCAATGAAATCCATAAACTCAGCATTG CAAAGATGAAGTGGAAGGTCCCGCTGTACGTTGGGATTCCTCCAGCCCGTCGACACGGACACTCCGCCTTCATCCTCCACAGCCAT CTGTATGTGTTTGGAGGGAAAAACGAAGAGCAAGATTTCAACGATCTGAAGGTGATGAAGTTAATCAGCCCCTCTGAAAGACAACCAG tgaTGAAGGAGATTCTGTCGGAGTTTGGCCTCCAGGGCATCAGTCACAG CTTCACTCCCACTAAAGTTCCTAACGTCCGCTATGAGCTGAGTGGGTCAGTGAGTCCAGCTGTGGCGTCCAGGAACCCTGCAGTCACACAG GTGAGTCTCCACAGAGACTTCAGTGCAGTTCGAGATCAGGCTGGGAAGATGATCCAGACGGCCTTCACCCTGTTAGACCAGGAGTTCCAGAAAATAGAAAG AGAGAGATCAGAGCTGATCACAGCGGCTGCTGCTCTGCGAGAGGAGAAGGAAGTTCAGGATGCTCGCAGACAACAACAAGAGCAG gagctgcaggagatgGTGGAAAGGCATCGCTCCCAAAATGAGGCCTGGCTTCGTGCACGAGCTGAAGAAAATGACAGAGAGCGGAGGGAGCTCTGCAGACTCAGA gaggaggtgcagcaggAGCAGGAGCGGCTGAGGGAGGAGAACATCGCCATCCAGAAACGCAGTGAACACCTTCTGTCCATCATGCAGCAGTTCAAAGGAATGTGA